The proteins below are encoded in one region of Campylobacter rectus:
- a CDS encoding 7-carboxy-7-deazaguanine synthase QueE encodes MSLNLVENFLSIQGEGASSGRLAIFLRFAGCNLNCAGFGVRAISPKTGETLVGCDTVRAVFTGHFSYQKISRADELAKITQNLSVNLRQKPILVITGGEPLLHHKNRILLDFLDFATSEGYEPHFETNGTIEVDFARFEIYKKCRFAVSVKLENSGESEARRINATALKAIKQNAAGSFYKFVLDKKSVEDGSAIAQISRILGLCDADVFCMPQGYDKISLERNARAVAQFAIKHGFNYSDRLHIRLWGAKEGV; translated from the coding sequence TTGAGTTTAAACTTAGTCGAGAATTTTTTGAGTATCCAAGGCGAAGGCGCAAGCAGCGGCCGTCTGGCGATTTTTCTACGATTTGCGGGCTGCAATCTAAACTGTGCGGGCTTTGGCGTGCGAGCTATCTCGCCCAAAACCGGCGAAACGCTAGTGGGCTGCGATACGGTTCGCGCGGTTTTTACGGGGCATTTTTCGTATCAAAAAATCTCGCGCGCGGACGAACTTGCCAAAATCACGCAAAATTTGAGCGTAAATTTGCGCCAAAAGCCCATCCTCGTCATCACGGGCGGCGAACCGCTACTGCATCATAAAAACCGAATTTTGCTGGATTTTTTGGATTTTGCAACTAGCGAGGGTTACGAGCCGCATTTTGAGACGAACGGCACTATCGAGGTAGATTTCGCTAGATTTGAGATTTATAAAAAATGCCGTTTCGCCGTCAGTGTCAAGCTTGAAAACAGCGGCGAGAGCGAGGCTAGGCGCATAAATGCTACCGCGCTAAAAGCGATAAAGCAAAACGCTGCCGGCAGTTTTTATAAATTCGTCCTTGATAAAAAAAGCGTTGAGGACGGCTCGGCAATAGCGCAAATTTCACGTATTTTAGGCCTTTGCGACGCGGATGTCTTTTGTATGCCGCAAGGTTATGATAAAATAAGCCTCGAGCGAAACGCTAGGGCGGTTGCGCAGTTTGCGATCAAGCACGGCTTTAACTACTCCGATCGCCTGCACATCAGGCTTTGGGGCGCAAAGGAAGGAGTTTGA
- the moaA gene encoding GTP 3',8-cyclase MoaA: MLIDGHGRTVDYLRISVTQRCNFRCKYCMPKTPFSWEPRENLLSFEELFLFVKVCLDEGIKKIRITGGEPLLRKDLDKFIAMINQHNPEVDLAITTNGFMLKHYAKALKNAGLKRINMSLDSLNPKKAKFIAQKSVLHEVLAGLDAALEAGLKVKLNTVALRGVNDDEIVSLLEFARSMDCQIRFIEYMENIYATGELKGMKSAEILDVIAQKYRFKAAEKIQTGPASIYRLEDGYTFGVIDPHKHDFCESCNRIRLTAEGHLIPCLYFEDAMSIKDAVRKGDVAGASEILRQVLQNKPKENKWAIGAQNETSSRAFYQTGG, translated from the coding sequence ATAGACGGGCATGGACGGACGGTTGATTATCTGCGTATTTCGGTCACGCAAAGGTGTAACTTTAGGTGCAAATACTGCATGCCTAAAACTCCGTTTAGCTGGGAACCAAGAGAAAATTTACTGAGCTTTGAGGAGCTGTTTTTATTTGTCAAAGTTTGCCTAGACGAAGGCATAAAAAAGATCCGTATCACGGGTGGAGAGCCGCTACTACGCAAGGATCTGGACAAATTTATCGCGATGATAAACCAGCACAACCCCGAGGTCGATCTAGCCATTACGACAAACGGCTTTATGCTAAAACACTACGCAAAAGCCCTAAAAAACGCGGGTTTAAAGCGCATAAATATGTCGCTTGACAGCTTAAATCCCAAAAAAGCCAAATTTATCGCACAAAAAAGCGTCCTGCACGAGGTTTTAGCGGGCCTTGACGCGGCGCTTGAAGCCGGGCTAAAAGTCAAGCTAAACACCGTCGCGCTAAGAGGCGTAAACGACGACGAGATCGTCTCTTTGCTAGAGTTTGCGCGCTCTATGGATTGTCAAATCCGCTTTATCGAATACATGGAAAACATCTACGCAACGGGCGAGCTAAAAGGTATGAAATCGGCTGAAATTTTGGACGTTATCGCGCAAAAATATCGCTTCAAAGCGGCCGAAAAAATCCAAACAGGCCCCGCTAGCATCTACCGTCTGGAGGACGGCTATACCTTTGGCGTCATCGACCCGCACAAACACGACTTTTGCGAGAGCTGCAACCGCATCCGCCTCACGGCCGAGGGGCATCTCATTCCGTGCCTGTATTTCGAGGATGCGATGAGTATAAAAGACGCCGTGAGAAAGGGCGATGTCGCGGGCGCGAGCGAGATCTTGCGCCAGGTGCTGCAAAACAAGCCCAAAGAAAACAAATGGGCGATCGGCGCTCAAAACGAAACTTCAAGTCGCGCCTTTTACCAAACGGGCGGCTGA
- a CDS encoding 6-pyruvoyl trahydropterin synthase family protein has product MIIRKMFKFENAHIVRFCSSKRCKTSIHGHSYRAEILLESNFLDNAGMVYDFGLMKRNIGCIIDSFDHCTTIFRGDNEEYKNDLKKHSARWIEIPLNPSAEQFCRIFFVMIDRLLKTTQMQNGEREVKLHSVIVHETDTGYAQCFKKDAYNVKMGEVNLSEIVFSEGVRAEWEDAELFEKIKLGKKIVNPKEV; this is encoded by the coding sequence ATGATAATTAGAAAAATGTTTAAATTTGAAAACGCTCACATCGTTAGATTTTGCAGCTCAAAACGCTGCAAAACCAGCATCCACGGGCACTCTTACAGGGCCGAAATTTTACTTGAGTCAAATTTTCTCGATAATGCGGGAATGGTGTATGATTTTGGCCTGATGAAGCGTAATATCGGCTGCATCATCGACAGCTTTGATCACTGCACGACGATATTTCGCGGCGATAACGAAGAGTATAAAAACGACCTCAAAAAACACTCCGCGCGCTGGATCGAGATCCCGCTAAATCCCTCCGCAGAGCAGTTTTGCAGGATATTTTTCGTGATGATCGATAGGCTGCTAAAGACCACGCAGATGCAAAACGGCGAGCGTGAAGTGAAACTTCACAGCGTCATCGTTCACGAGACCGACACGGGCTATGCCCAGTGCTTCAAAAAGGACGCGTATAATGTCAAAATGGGCGAGGTAAATTTGAGCGAAATCGTCTTTTCCGAGGGCGTGAGAGCAGAGTGGGAGGATGCGGAGCTGTTTGAAAAAATCAAGCTGGGCAAAAAAATAGTAAATCCAAAGGAGGTCTAG